One genomic region from Rattus norvegicus strain BN/NHsdMcwi chromosome 10, GRCr8, whole genome shotgun sequence encodes:
- the Engase gene encoding cytosolic endo-beta-N-acetylglucosaminidase isoform X5: protein METSSVLTRGASRQRGSTAPEKQAQDQPERRRRRQGRRINKDQEEEAVFRDVVNFAPDPLPARYYDKDTTRPISFYLSTLEELLAWTPLMEDGFNVALEPLECRQPPLSSPRPRTLLCHDMMGGYLEDRFIQGSEVQNPYSFYHWQYIDIFVYFSHHTVTIPPVCWTNAAHRHGVCVLGTFITEWQEGGKLCEAFLAGDERSFQAVADRLVQIAQFFRFDGWLINIENSLSPAAVRNTPLFLQYLTRQLHQQVPGGLVLWYDSVVQSGQLKWQDELNEQNRVFFDSCDGFFTNYNWREDHLKRMVAQAGERLADVYVGIDVFARSNVVGGRFDTDKSLELIRKHGFSAALFAPGWVYECLEKNDFFQNQDKFWRLLERFLPTHSICSLPFVTSFCLGLGTRRVCYGKEQAVGPWYHPSAQETQPLFGEHKLAGGNRGWVKTHCCLVDAWHGGSSLLLRGLIPPEVDSVAVRWAVLYARPSASQGFPVHGVQV, encoded by the exons ATGGAGACCTCGTCGGTGCTCACCCGGGGGGCTTCACGGCAGCGGGGCTCCACGGCCCCGGAGAAGCAGGCGCAGGACCAGCCAGAGCGGAGGCGGAGGAGGCAGGGGCGGAG GATCAACAAGGATCAAGAGGAGGAAGCTGTCTTCAGAGATGTGGTCAATTTTGCTCCGGATCCTTTACCAG CTAGATATTATGACAAGGATACTACCAGACCTATCAGCTTTTACCTATCAACGCTGGAGGAGCTCCTGGCCTGGACCCCCCTCATGGAAGATGGCTTCAATGTAGCCCTGGAACCCCTGGAGTGTCGCCAGCCCCCACTGAGCAGCCCCAGGCCCCGGACCCTGCTGTGCCATGACATGATGGGCGGGTACCTGGAGGACAG GTTCATCCAGGGCTCAGAGGTGCAGAATCCTTACTCCTTCTACCACTGGCAGTACATCGACATCTTTGTGTACTTCAGCCATCACACGGTCACCATCCCACCAGTGTGCTGGACCAACGCCGCCCACAGGCACGGGGTGTGTGTGCTGG GGACCTTTATCACAGAGTGGCAAGAGGGAGGCAAACTCTGTGAAGCCTTCCTGGCCGGGGATGAGCGCTCCTTCCAGGCAGTGGCCGATCGGCTGGTCCAGATTGCTCAGTTTTTCCGTTTTGACGGCTGGCTCATCAACATTGAGAACTCCCTGAGC CCAGCTGCCGTGAGGAACACACCTCTGTTTCTCCAGTACCTGACCAGACAGCTCCATCAGCAGGTCCCCGGAGGTCTGGTGCTGTGGTATGACAGTGTGGTACAGAGCGGACAGCTCAAGTGGCAGGATGAACTGAACGAACAGAACAG GGTCTTCTTCGACTCCTGTGATGGCTTCTTTACCAACTATAACTGGCGGGAGGACCACCTGAAGAGGATGGTGGCGCAGGCCGGGGAGCGCCTGGCTGACGTGTACGTGGGCATAGATGTGTTTGCTCGGAGCAATGTGGTCGGAGGCCGTTTTGATACTGACAAG TCACTGGAGCTGATCCGTAAGCATGGCTTCTCAGCGGCCCTGTTTGCTCCGGGGTGGGTGTATGAGTGTCTGGAGAAGAACGACTTCTTTCAGAACCAGGACAA GTTCTGGAGACTGCTGGAGCGCTTCCTGCCCACACACAGTATCTGTTCCCTCCCCTTTGTCACTTCTTTCTGCCTGGGCCTGGGTACTCGAAGAGTCTGCTATGGCAAG gAGCAGGCAGTGGGGCCCTGGTACCACCCTAGTGCCCAGGAGACACAGCCCCTCTTTGGTGAACATAAGCTGGCTGGTGGCAATCGGGGCTGGGTGAAGACACACTGCTGCCTGGTTGACGCCTGGCACGGGGGCAGCTCTCTGCTGCTCCGGGGCCTGATCCCGCCTGAGGTTGACAGTGTAGCTGTGAGGTGG GCTGTTCTCTATGCACGTCCCAGTGCCTCCCAAGGTTTTCCTGTCCATGGTGTACAAGTTTGA